One window from the genome of Gambusia affinis linkage group LG14, SWU_Gaff_1.0, whole genome shotgun sequence encodes:
- the LOC122843857 gene encoding zinc finger protein 184-like: MDLYQQKTSTGSGLTTTLQVFEVKTPLNHQIKSSGLDQEDKLCTDKKNNLDSPQRLTEANDFKNASEEDMEDIKNCHSAPLSLTRQIKEEASDSESHSDTKGLSCFFCAAEFTTGGLLTMHTSDHTGEKLLTCIICKKIVTSESELVNHECDSLEPPDEQTEEQIPTNKLLCGSQSGDGFSTNEHVDLHLSRGKLFSCSVCNTSCSDKDSLIQHMRLHTRQTQFTCHVCGKDFAWRRHLTKHMEVHRKRKKVFRCRVCGAEFCTYYLLSKHKTIHQTSELPQVQTEEAAEGDDGTREPVNTDSDLQTETNMEVSASFKAENDLWTDSSQLLPNFNLNGPNNVSETDRITKIQKKVEEEDLRPLQIKEEEEKTEIGRLTFSPVPMKNEEDEEKPQFLQRHPTEEHKDCVEEGEPGKMEKPSEFSDPDTDDSECWRPKTKLGSGSNPESDSSRNPSSCSNNKPSESLQPESDDSVDSDFWKDYKKPQLSSNPQKQEPLEKGVKYVTDVKPYSCPQCAKAFRYSSYLKIHMKQHTERYFCSICGHKSTSSSNLKVHIRTHTGEKPFSCSICGKKYTNKASMLSHMSIHDAERKYNCDTCKKSFAWFTELKYHQCVGESSGEQTHEDTSINLKRCTSYS, translated from the exons atggatctatatcaacaaaaaacatctaCTGGATCGGGACTCACAA cTACCCTGCAGGTGTTTGAAGTAAAGACTCCACTGAATCATCAGATTAAGAGCTCCGGACTGGACCAGGAGGACAAGCTTTGTACagataagaaaaacaatctggaTTCTCCTCAAAGACTAACTGAagcaaatgattttaaaaatgcaagtgAAGAAGATATGGAGGACATTAAAAACTGCCATTCCGCACCGCTGAGTTTAACTAGACAAATTAAAGAAGAGGCGAGTGATTCGGAAAGTCATTCTGACACAAAAGGGCTTAGCTGCTTTTTCTGTGCAGCAGAATTCACAACAGGAGGTCTGCTGACGATGCACACCTCAGATCATACAGGAGAGAAGCTGCTGACCTGCATTATCTGCAAGAAAATCGTCACTTCAGAGTCGGAGCTTGTTAATCATGAGTGCGACTCTCTTGAGCCTCCTGATGAACAAACTGAGGAACAGATTCCAACCAACAAGCTGCTCTGCGGCTCTCAGAGTGGCGACGGATTCTCCACGAACGAACACGTTGACCTGCACCTTTCCAGAGGAAAACTGTTCAGTTGTTCGGTCTGTAACACCAGCTGCAGCGACAAAGACTCGCTGATTCAGCACATGAGGCTCCACACCAGACAAACCCAGTTTACCTGCCACGTCTGTGGGAAGGACTTCGCCTGGAGGAGGCACCTCACCAAACACATGGAGGTGCACAGGAAAAGGAAGAAGGTGTTCCGCTGCAGAGTGTGTGGCGCTGAGTTTTGTACCTATTATCTGCTGTCTAAACACAAGACTATTCATCAAACATCAGAGCTTCCTCAGGTACAGACCGAGGAGGCGGCTGAGGGTGATGATGGCACAAGAGAACCGGTGAACACAGATTCTGATCTGCAAACAGAGACCAACATGGAGGTTTCAGCATcttttaaagctgaaaatgaCTTGTGGACAGACTCAAGCCAACTTCTGCCAAATTTCAACCTCAATGGACCCAACAACGTCTCTGAGACTGACAGGATCACAAAGATAcagaagaaggtggaggaggaggatttGCGGCCTCTGCAgattaaagaagaagaagagaagacgGAGATTGGCAGGTTAACTTTCAGTCCTGTGCCGATGAAGAACGAAGAGGACGAAGAGAAGCCGCAGTTCTTACAGCGTCATCCCACAGAGGAGCATAAAGACTGTGTGGAGGAAGGGGAACCAGGTAAGATGGAAAAACCGTCAGAGTTTTCCGACCCCGACACGGACGACAGCGAATGTTGGAGACCGAAAACAAAACTTGGGTCGGGTTCAAATCCAGAAAGTGATTCTAGCagaaatccttccagctgctcCAATAACAAACCGTCGGAGTCTCTGCAACCTGAGAGCGACGACAGTGTCGACAGCGACTTCTGGAAGGACTACAAGAAGCCGCAGTTGAGCTCAAACCCGCAGAAACAAGAGCCTTTGGAGAAAGGAGTAAAATACGTGACAGACGTAAAACCATACAGCTGCCCTCAGTGTGCCAAAGCCTTCCGCTATAGCTCATACCTGAAGATCCACATGAAGCAACACACAGAGAGGTACTTCTGTTCCATCTGTGGACACAAATCCACCTCCAGCTCGAACCTCAAGGTTCACATAAGAACTCACACTGGAGAGAAGCCGTTCAGCTGCTCGATTTGtgggaaaaaatatacaaacaagGCAAGCATGCTGTCTCACATGTCCATCCACGATGCGGAAAGGAAGTACAACTGCGACACGTGTAAGAAAAGCTTTGCCTGGTTCACGGAGCTCAAATACCATCAGTGTGTTGGTGAGTCGTCAGGGGAACAAACACACGAGGACACGAGCATCAACCTGAAACGATGCACGTCATACAGCTGA
- the LOC122843868 gene encoding gastrula zinc finger protein XlCGF57.1-like gives MKMAELQRMMKLDTEQPEPAAERPTGRKPGESPRLSGIHQVKQEVVTEEKWSLKPDQEEQKPPEIKEEQEENEITELTFSPVHVKNEDDDEDKPQLSELPHCKTEEHRASVGPEPDQCVESDNEDNTSDSSETDISDGNWEESSDLLDSNSVRSDKDSVYGKSGNDEFHTCAECGEKFSLQIYLLRHQRIHTGEKPFSCSSCRQAFILKHALMKHVETHSDDKPFSCSICGQNFRRKGWLTQHMRRHTGRKPYSCSICDCSFVCKRELAEHTRTHRGEKPFSCSVCKAPFSSERTLMVHSKIHSGQKPHSCPYCPTTFRRKDSLKRHLKTHSGEKPFSCSICSQNFSVKESLSRHMRRHTGEKPYKCSVCEARFQLKQTLVEHIRIHTGEKPFSCSVCQEAFRRKQDFVNHTKIHSKATCEFCGQSFDKAVRLARHMRFHDSERAFRCSICAVAFIRKNALIQHMRTHSEERPFSCSVCKATFKRKDGLKLHMRIHTREKPYSCKGCNKKFTQLSWSKTHQKRCLSLRSKLS, from the exons ATGAAGATGGCTGAGCTCCAGAGGATGATGAAGTTAGACACCGagcaaccagaaccagcagcggAAAGACcaactggaagaaaacctgggGAATCTCCCCGACTCTCTG gCATCCACCAggtcaaacaggaagtagttacTGAGGAGAAGTGGAGTCTCAAACCAGACCAGGAGGAGCAGAAACCTCCAGAGATTaaagaagagcaggaggagaatgAGATTACAGAGTTAACTTTCAGTCCTGTCCATGTGAAgaatgaagatgatgatgaagacaAACCCCAGCTCTCTGAGCTTCCTCACTGTAAGACCGAAGAGCACAGAGCTTCtgttggaccagaaccagatcagtGCGTAGAATCAGACAATGAAGACAATACTTCAGATTCCTCAGAAACCGACATCAGTGATGGAAACTGGGAGGAAAGCAGCGACTTACTGGATTCAAACTCTGTTAGAAGTGATAAAGATTCAGTGTATGGTAAATCAGGAAACGATGAATTTCACACCTGCGCAGAATGTGGCGAAAAGTTCAGCctccagatttatttattaagacaCCAGAGAATCCACACAGGAGAAAAACCTTTCAGTTGCTCTTCTTGCCGGCAGGCTTTTATATTGAAACACGCCTTAATGAAACATGTGGAAACTCACAGTGACGACAAACCTTTCAGCTGCTCCATCTGTGGCCAGAACTTCAGAAGGAAGGGATGGTTAACTCAGCACATGAGGAGAcacactggaagaaaaccttaCAGCTGTTCTATCTGTGACTGTTCTTTTGTGTGCAAGCGTGAATTAGCTGAGCACACAAGGACTCACAGAGGAGAGAAACCTTTCAGCTGCTCTGTCTGCAAGGCACCTTTTTCAAGTGAAAGAACGCTGATGGTGCACTCAAAAATCCACAGCGGACAGAAACCACACAGCTGCCCTTATTGTCCGACAACTTTTAGAAGAAAAGACAGTTTGAAGCGACACTTAAAAACCCACAGTGGAGAGAAACCGTTCAGCTGCTCTATCTGCAGCCAGAACTTCAGCGTCAAGGAGAGCCTGAGTCGGCACATGAGGCGTCACACAGGAGAAAAACCTTACAAGTGTTCTGTCTGTGAGGCCCGCTTTCAGCTAAAGCAAACTTTAGTGGAGCACATAAGAATTCACACCGGGGAGAAACCGTTCAGCTGCTCTGTCTGTCAGGAAGCCTTCAGGAGAAAACAGGATTTTGTGAACCACACAAAAATTCACAGCAAGGCTACGTGTGAGTTCTGCGGCCAAAGCTTTGACAAAGCTGTTCGCTTGGCTCGGCACATGAGATTTCATGACAGTGAGAGAGCTTTCAGATGCTCCATCTGCGCAGTGGCTTTCATCAGGAAGAATGCCTTAATCCAACACATGAGAACCCACTCAGAGGAGAGACCATTCAGCTGCTCTGTGTGCAAGGCCACCTTCAAAAGGAAGGATGGCTTGAAGCTGCACATGAGGATTCACACCAGAGAAAAACCATACAGCTGCAAGGGCTGCAACAAGAAGTTCACCCAACTGTCCTGGTCCAAAACGCATCAGAAACGATGTTTAAGCTTACGCAGCAAGCTGAGCtga
- the LOC122843887 gene encoding gastrula zinc finger protein XlCGF8.2DB-like gives MFKVLEKYQLTEMEEPTHSERMDSQLDDVQKVLVLKEELPAEEENWSHNLDQKHSQIKEEQEENEITEFIFNPVKTEDDEEKPQLHCQPEKNRDRGSESGHVDSSETDISDGNWEESGETPSHSDSLGNNKFPVSEKGKQLHSCSECGKAFNQKSDLLRHNRVHTGEKPFSCSICNTSFTWKHVLVQHLRTHSGEKPFSCAVCGQTFRKKETLTYHMRCHSDEKPFSCSVCLQAFSRKESVNRHMTCHSEDKPFSCSICGQKFKRKESETRHMRCHSKDKPFSCSVCHRNFPSRRTLKEHTKVHSENRPFKCSVCDAAFKKKKTLSEHARIHTGEKPCSCRICGQSLSSKSYLTVHMRGHTGEKPYSCSVCKATFKWKKTFVRHSMVHSGQ, from the exons ATGTTCAAAGTGTTGGAGAAATATCAGCTAACAGAGATGGAGGAACCGACACACAGTGAGCGGATGGACTCTCAGTTGGATG aCGTGCAGAAGGTGTTGGTTTTAAAAGAGGAGCTTCCTGCTGAGGAGGAGAACTGGAGTCACAACCTGGATCAGAAACACTCACAGATCAAAGAGGAACAGGAGGAGAATGAGATTACAGAGTTTATATTCAATCCTGTAAAGactgaagatgatgaagagaaACCTCAGCTTCACTGCCAACCTGAGAAGAACAGAGACAGAGGTTCAGAATCAGGTCATGTAGATTCTTCTGAGACAGACATCAGCGATGGAAACTGGGAGGAGAGCGGTGAAACTCCATCTCATTCAGACTCTTTAGGGAACAATAAATTTCCTGTAAGTGAGAAAGGCAAGCAGCTCCATAGCTGCAGTGAATGTGGGAAAGCATTTAACCAAAAGTCGGATTTGTTGAGGCACAACAGAgttcacacaggagagaaaccttTCAGCTGCTCCATCTGCAACACCTCTTTTACATGGAAACATGTGTTAGTGCAACACCTGAGGACACACAGTGGAGAAAAACCGTTCAGCTGCGCTGTTTGTGGTCAGacatttagaaagaaagaaactttaaCTTACCACATGAGGTGTCACAGTGACGAGAAACCTTTTAGCTGCTCTGTTTGTCTGCAAGCGTTCAGCAGGAAGGAGAGCGTAAATCGGCACATGACGTGTCACAGTGAGGACAAACCTTTCAGCTGCTCCATCTGCGGACAAAAGTTCAAGAGGAAAGAAAGTGAAACCCGACATATGAGATGTCATTCGAAAGATAAACCTTTCAGCTGCTCCGTCTGTCACAGGAACTTCCCATCTAGGAGAACCTTGAAAGAACACACTAAGGTCCACTCAGAGAACAGACCCTTCAAATGTTCTGTCTGTGACGccgcttttaaaaaaaagaaaacattgtcagaacatgcaagaatCCATACGGGAGAAAAGCCTTGCAGCTGCCGGATCTGTGGCCAAAGCCTCAGTTCCAAGTCATACCTTACTGTTCACATGAGAGgtcacacaggagagaaaccttACAGCTGTTCTGTCTGTAAGGCCactttcaaatggaaaaaaaccttTGTAAGACATTCAATGGTTCATTCAGGTCAATAA
- the LOC122843841 gene encoding gastrula zinc finger protein XlCGF8.2DB-like — MQEPPDDVQQVLVVKEELVVEEEDWSPRPDQEDQKPPQIKEEEEENEITELTFSPVHVKSEDDEEIPQLSELLPSQTEGNRDSNESDDDSTSNCSSETDVSDGNWEESEAQSGLDSVKKDVVPVGDRICGKSKKLHICPDCGKTFRSRQGLLGHHRIHTGENPFSCSICNKTFSSKGNLQKHSKVHTGERPFKCSVCGTALKSKNALIEHTRIHTGEKPFSCSVCGRSFSFRSYLTVHMKCHSEEKPYSCSLCTAAFKRKNVLLAHVKTHTGEKPYSCSVCGKNFAHCVSLTCHMRSHTGERPYSCSVCKATFKWKNTFTHHVKVHTVE; from the exons ATGCAGGAACCACCAGATG ATGTCCAGCAAGTGTTGGTGGTTAAAGAGGAGCTGGTTGTTGAGGAGGAGGACTGGAGTCCCAGACCAGACCAGGAGGACCAGAAGCCTCCTCAGattaaagaggaagaggaggagaatgAGATCACAGAGTTAACTTTCAGTCCTGTTCATGTGAAGagtgaagatgatgaagagatACCTCAGCTGTCAGAACTTCTTCCCAGTCAGACTGAAGGGAACAGAGACTCCAACGAATCAGATGATGACAGTACTTCAAATTGTTCTTCAGAGACAGACGTCAGTGATGGAAACTGGGAGGAAAGTGAAGCTCAGTCAGGTTTAGACTCTGTGAAAAAAGATGTTGTTCCTGTTGGTGACAGAATATGtggcaaaagtaaaaagttacaCATCTGTCCCGACTGCggaaaaacattcagaagcAGGCAAGGTTTGTTAGGACACCACAGAATACACACCGGAGAAAATCCTTTCAGCTGCTCCATCTGTAACAAAACCTTTTCTTCAAAAGGAAACTtgcaaaaacactcaaaggTCCACACTGGGGAAAGACCCTTCAAATGTTCTGTATGTGGTACAgctcttaaaagtaaaaatgcattaattgaACACACAAGAATCCACACTGGCGAGAAGCCATTCAGTTGCTCCGTTTGTGGCCGAAGCTTTAGTTTCAGGTCGTATTTAACTGTTCACATGAAGTGTCACTCTGAAGAAAAACCTTACAGCTGTTCTCTTTGTACAGCAGCTTTCAAAAGGAAAAACGTCTTGTTGGCACATGTAAAAACTCACACTGGAGAGAAGCCTTACAGCTGCTCTGTCTGTGGGAAGAACTTTGCCCACTGTGTAAGTCTAACATGTCATATGAGAAGTCACACAGGAGAGAGACCTTACAGTTGCTCTGTTTGTAAGGCTACATTCAAGTGGAAAAATACATTCACACATCATGTAAAAGTCCATACTGTTGAGTAA
- the LOC122843877 gene encoding gastrula zinc finger protein XlCGF57.1-like: MSRLQSLKVFVSQRLSAAVEDILRHLEETILEYEEETERRHRDFLDVILTAEMKHGKAGCSDAQQMLMKLHSEQQQLEKSSTVDQEEPKSLQFKKELESTNMFSGSVHVKTEEQEVEAQSSELHDSQTEEIVIILEEDDSGEPETGIGYTNSDLMAPKTDPADEECDVIQDHENPLNDIGSNVLNSFRCSECGKRFGSLSYLKLHIRCHTGDRPFRCPVCRKSFSWRGRLQKHMRIHTGEKPFRCSVCGRRFSESGNLKVHMRIHTGEKPFSCTICGKSYAQRGNLNMHMAVHKGDSIIKCSLHHSQQLHHHSQAGVNRNFVKGQELASQEDLKAGPNLKVDESRSGKVHVNCTGCSTCKKPLNCTVCGKRFGFKGQLTAHMRCHTGEKPYKCPICWKCFSWNGCLQKHVKIHTGEKPYECTVCGKGFIESGNLKVHMRIHTGEKPFSCPVCGRRYRQKGGLTKHLEVHQDQK, translated from the exons ATGTCCAGACTCCAGAGTCTGAAGGTCTTCGTCAGCCAGCGGCTGTCCGCGGCCGTGGAGGATATTCTGAGACATCTGGAGGAAACGATCCTGGAGTACGAAGAGGAGACGGAGCGACGCCATCGAGACTTTCTGGATGTGATTTTAACGGCTGAAATGAAGCATGGCAAAGCAG GTTGTTCAGATGCCCAGCAGATGTTGATGAAGCTTCACTCTGAGCAGCAACAGCTGGAGAAAAGCTCCACAGTCGaccaggaggaaccaaagagcctCCAGTTTAAAAAGGAACTTGAAAGCACCAACATGTTTAGTGGTTCTGTCCATGTGAAGACAGAAGAACAAGAGGTGGAAGCTCAGTCTTCTGAGCTTCATGACAGCCAGACTGAAGAAATCGTAATTATTCTGGAGGAAGACGACAGTGGAGAACCTGAGACTGGTATCGGTTACACTAATTCAGACTTGATGGCACCAAAAACTGACCCTGCAGATGAGGAGTGTGACGTAATCCAGGATCATGAAAATCCTCTGAACGACATAGGGTCTAATGTTCTGAACTCGTTCCGATGCTCTGAATGTGGGAAAAGATTCGGGTCCCTGAGCTACCTGAAGCTGCACATCAGATGCCACACAGGAGACAGACCTTTCCGGTGTCCGGTTTGCAGAAAGAGCTTTTCGTGGAGAGGACGTCTCCAGAAGCATATGAGAATCCACACAGGGGAGAAACCTTTCAGGTGCTCGGTATGCGGAAGAAGGTTCAGCGAGAGCGGCAACCTTAAGGtccacatgagaattcacaccgGAGAGAAACCCTTCAGCTGCACCATTTGTGGAAAGAGCTACGCACAACGAGGGAATCTGAACATGCACATGGCTGTTCACAAAGGTGACAGCATAATCAAATGCAGTCTTCATCACTCACAGCAACTTCATCATCACAGCCAGGCAGGGGTGAACAGAAACTTTGTGAAAGGACAAGAATTAGCCTCTCAAGAGGATTTAAAAGCAGGACCTAATCTCAAAGTTGATGAAAGTAGAAGTGGTAAAGTCCATGTAAACTGTACAGGATGTTCTACCTGTAAAAAACCTCTCAATTGCACTGTGTGTGGGAAAAGATTTGGCTTTAAGGGACAACTGACGGCTCACATGAGATGTCACACGGGGGAAAAGCCCTATAAGTGCCCCATCTGCTGGAAGTGTTTCTCGTGGAATGGCTGCTTGCAGAAACATGTGAAGATCCACACGGGTGAGAAACCCTATGAGTGCACTGTGTGTGGGAAAGGTTTTATTGAAAGTGGGAACCTAAAAGTTCACATGCGGATTCATACAGGAGAAAAGCCATTCAGCTGTCCGGTGTGTGGGAGAAGATACAGACAGAAAGGAGGTCTGACTAAACATCTGGAAGTCCATCAAGATCAGAAATGA